A single genomic interval of Mustela nigripes isolate SB6536 chromosome 7, MUSNIG.SB6536, whole genome shotgun sequence harbors:
- the TDRD15 gene encoding tudor domain-containing protein 15 — protein MDSTPLLPTSLNMNLTISHVECLPKDILVKFQGRNHIECEFDYHILQREMQHIPKVKNNVDIDEFCLVEERVSGEWQRGRVMEKKNELYTVFLIDHGEELRVDGTQVASACGNLFELPPRVIVGIFANILPNGERWPPKALNYFKSLVGLQVKGCVQAVLPLQTILLEVPKIISQVLELQLGRLIDGDSFRLIVEMLKEFSQEMPDLIKHKRPDLSLSNNDASLDIQHILANLQPSLPVGRVESIKVSSALSPSKFYCQLIKWIPELENLTVCMTLHYDTVSQESSPTCDNFGLLCVAKRRNGQWHRGILQQLLPNNQVKIWFMDYGSSEAIPSIHVKKLKQDFILVPLFSFPCSLTYLHSPDRDARKSQLTVFKQALLGQIVYAHIDCFNKDEHLYYVTLQTQESTINSKCLLKTGGTQVLCPVSESKISKEASASDVNSVVDSFTANTEPSISSSNKNTLKISFPIKTVNMEIETAYIAFVAYVLNPSNFWVRTNEHQNELQDLMKNINKSYDSCENDELILRNPEPGLFCCARYSRDRHFYRAVITEINGYKINVYFLDYGNTDSIPFFDVKILLPEFCELPALAMCCSLAHIFPVEDLWVKAAIDYFKKIVLNKAILLQVTAKKDDKYIVNIQSMEASENNDVVSLMLQAGYAEYWEVEPEYCPKSESEYSVLNLEPKSKVKVLSALLERAKPKKYHSNKLKERTLSLLKSPAVNFSDLKNPFTLSVGLELLRPYKEYMFKPGTVLEVKCSSYYGPGDFSCQLQCKLEDLKLLMEQIQNYYSVHSDPYQIGQIACVAKYSKDGKWYRAAILTQVSRKEFDVVFVDYGYQERVLVKDICAINPRFLFLEGQAFRCSLNHLVEPISCKFSWTREACRDFGNFISSSRGLLTCVIYALVLIYPNCLCNLVDLQSPLTSAKEFLINHGSAQYNTLSRPFPSSVSLYSYYYSSFNIKIGSEEEIYISHIYSPKKFYCQLSRNNKDLEMIETKITEISNLKNYPKYDPSKMRLCLSKYVEDGLSYRALATPTDSLTDFLVYFVDFGNKQLVEESTLRAISDQFPELLFTPMQAIKCFLSDFRDVDIPVEICSWFEDNFLGKPLRAIILTRESDGQLGVELYDGCQHINQEIKMLLHAYGKKLCDQAHYVEKGPKISENKRLAVSLKGKIEKNYHHNVINKTKLVTYSESKIDQLTNPGSTYAKLLKPSVCYKIEPASKNKVRSLSDGLKNKGVKSISGFDENDVGCKSTRVISQSFIQELNQAASQNLSTLTRPQIKDLPQPQIYLNAKVKGYVSNISNPASFHIQLAENENAILRLADALNEKRLNIVKERKSTKPMVGDLVVAEYSGDHAIYRAVIKKILPGNSFEVEFIDYGNTAVISTSKIYEFQREFLTVPQLGIHSFLSGVKWHEPDEIWDSKTVDYFMSRVSNKTVSCEFLKQHEQKWEVNIICDGTCVINELMKWTACSKLQKTVLQLPTAVSQKVSSGEENKRKKGKSKECEGSGTLQPPCQRLVKIPFEELRPGQLEKSEILYVSKSGTFYVKLSKNKKILSDLTVFINKEVKNPSLSVENIEKGLECLAKSKKTLKWYRSEVAKKCVDKVLVFLVDRGRYEIVPLGNIRLLSKEIRNIPRQVVPCKWIWFENFRNRSFESIVSLFAHLEISILFLKYLNSVWKVDILVDGLLLLEYLNTVHAENKLKSSEAIFNVTPVSSCTMRSYTWAQLQNGKRYSGIATAVCDPSDFCVQLEDFFDTMKSLFVLLSDLPENLQTVPQECITPGASCLFKYDLEDQWNRVEISEVSSQSLLLVLIDYGFSVCIPYSDTKNLKVVPVELLDIPRLSYPCILYGILPAKEQHWDEDVKSFVQNFLSKPGLVFQFRKHNFETKLKVDVLHEKNNLADLLVASGLAVYSEDSDPLSDGGTTTGPTKVQYPLQSKPVLPLLDENCYKRENISCTCTEKQKLKEKTVKRKEVCKNLLRKRRISKRLYSKNVALRKKADFGKHNPLSTAMFDTYSAASFWELPNGLKTNTNCIENIFEKVPTEETQEKTTVDLRIAVKALHANEKIVSEEYLNGK, from the coding sequence ATGGATTCTACACCTTTGTTACCGACGTCTTTAAACATGAATCTGACAATATCACATGTAGAATGTCTTCCCAAGGACATTCTGGTGAAATTTCAAGGCAGAAATCATATCGAATGTGAGTTTGACTACCACATATTACAGAGAGAAATGCAGCATattccaaaagtaaaaaataatgtgGACATTGATGAATTTTGTTTGGTTGAAGAAAGAGTATCTGGAGAATGGCAGAGAGGAAGagtcatggaaaagaaaaatgaactctaTACAGTATTCCTCATAGATCATGGAGAAGAACTAAGAGTTGATGGTACACAGGTTGCTTCAGCCTGTGGCAACTTATTTGAGCTACCACCAAGGGTAATAGTTGGTATTTTCGCCAACATACTACCAAATGGGGAAAGATGGCCTCCTAAGGCTTTGAATTATTTCAAGTCATTAGTAGGACTACAAGTGAAAGGTTGTGTACAAGCTGTTTTGCCTCTTCAAACGATTCTTCTTGAAGTGCCAAAAATTATATCCCAGGTTCTTGAATTACAATTAGGCAGACTTATTGATGGGGATTCATTTCGCCTTATTGtggaaatgttaaaagaattctCACAGGAAATGCCagatttaataaaacataaaagaccTGACTTATCATTAAGTAATAATGATGCTTCACTTGATATTCAACACATTCTGGCTAATTTGCAGCCATCTTTGCCAGTAGGCAGGGTTGAAAGTATAAAGGTGTCCTCTGCATTGAGCCCAAGTAAATTTTATTGTCAACTAATTAAATGGATTCCAGAGTTAGAAAACTTAACAGTGTGTATGACTTTGCATTATGATACTGTCAGTCAAGAAAGTAGTCCCACATGTGATAACTTTGGACTACTTTGTGTTGCCAAAAGGAGAAATGGACAGTGGCATAGAGGAATTCTTCAGCAGCTCTTGCCCAATAATCAAGTGAAAATTTGGTTCATGGATTATGGCAGTAGTGAGGCTATACCCTCAATCCATGTGAAGAAACTTaaacaggattttattttagTACCGTTGTTTTCGTTTCCATGTTCTCTGACCTATTTACACAGTCCAGATAGAGATGCCAGAAAATCTCAACTGACTGTTTTTAAACAAGCTTTGTTAGGACAAATAGTATATGCACACATTGATTGTTTCAATAAGGATGAACATTTGTATTATGTAACACTACAAACTCAGGAGTCTACAATTAATTCTAAGTGTCTGCTGAAGACCGGAGGCACACAAGTACTCTGTCCAGTGTCTGAATCAAAGATCTCTAAGGAGGCTAGTGCTTCTGATGTAAACAGTGTGGTTGACTCTTTTACTGCAAATACAGAACCATCAATAAGCTCTTCAAataaaaacactttgaaaataagTTTTCCTATTAAAACTGTAAATATGGAGATAGAGACTGCCTATATAGCTTTTGTAGCCTATGTATTAAACCCATCAAATTTCTGGGTACGCACTAATGAACATCAGAATGAACTTCAAGatctaatgaaaaatataaataaatcttatgaTTCGTGTGAAAATGATGAACTGATTCTAAGAAATCCAGAACCTGGATTATTTTGTTGTGCTAGATACAGCAGAGACCGACATTTTTATAGAGCTGTCATCACTGAAATTAATGGTTACAagattaatgtttattttttagattatggAAATACTGATTCCATACCATTTTTTGATGTAAAAATTTTGCTTCCAGAGTTTTGTGAGTTGCCTGCCTTAGCTATGTGCTGTTCACTTGCACATATATTTCCTGTTGAAGACTTATGGGTGAAGGCAGCaattgactattttaaaaaaatagtcttgaaCAAAGCAATTTTGCTTCAAGTTACAGCAAAAAAAGATGACAAGTACATTGTAAATATTCAGAGTATGGAAGCCTCAGAAAATAATGATGTTGTCTCTCTTATGTTACAAGCTGGATATGCAGAATATTGGGAAGTAGAACCAGAATATTGTCCCAAATCTGAAAGTGAATATTCAGTATTAAATTTAGAACCTAAAAGCAAAGTTAAAGTCCTATCTGCCCTTCTTGAAAGAGCCAAACCTAAAAAGTACCATTCAAATAAGCTTAAAGAAAGGACCTTATCTTTGTTAAAATCCCCAGCTGTTAatttctcagatttaaaaaatcctttcaccTTGTCTGTGGGACTGGAGTTGCTACGACCTTATAAAGAATATATGTTTAAACCAGGAACCGTGCTCGAAGTCAAGTGTTCTTCTTATTATGGCCCAGGTGACTTTTCCTGCCAGCTTCAATGTAAGTTAGAGGACCTAAAATTGTTAATGGAACAAATTCAGAATTACTACAGCGTTCATTCTGATCCTTATCAAATTGGGCAGATTGCTTGTGTTGCTAAGTATTCCAAAGATGGGAAGTGGTATAGAGCTGCTATTTTGACTCAAGTATCAAGAAAAGAATTTGACGTGGTATTTGTTGATTATGGTTACCAAGAAAGGGTTTTAGTTAAAGATATTTGTGCCATTAACCCACGTTTCCTTTTTTTAGAAGGCCAAGCCTTCAGATGTAGTCTTAACCATTTAGTTGAACCCATCAGTTGTAAATTCAGTTGGACAAGAGAAGCATGCAGAGACTTtgggaattttatttcttcatctagaGGATTATTGACTTGTGTCATTTACGCCCTAGTTCTTATATATCCAAACTGTTTATGTAACTTAGTGGATTTACAATCTCCACTTACTAGTGCAAAAGAATTTCTTATTAATCATGGCTCAGCACAGTATAATACATTATCAAGGCCATTTCCATCTTCAGTTAGTCTTTACAGTTACTATTATTCTTCCTTTAACATAAAAATTGGAAGTGAGGAAGAAATATACATTTCTCACATCTATAGTCCTAAAAAGTTTTATTGCCAACTcagtagaaataataaagacctaGAGATGatagaaacaaaaatcacagaGATTAGTAACCTCAAAAATTATCCAAAATACGATCCTAGTAAAATGAGACTGTGCCTATCTAAGTATGTAGAAGATGGTCTCTCTTATCGAGCTTTAGCAACGCCAACAGACTCACTAACTGACTTTCTGGTCTATTTTGTAGACTTCGGAAATAAGCAGTTAGTAGAAGAAAGTACATTGAGGGCTATCTCAGATCAGTTTCCAGAGTTGCTGTTTACACCTATGCAAGCTATTAAGTGTTTTTTGTCAGATTTTAGAGATGTAGATATTCCAGTAGAAATCTGTAGCTGGTTTGAAGATAATTTCTTGGGAAAACCATTAAGGGCAATAATATTGACCAGGGAGTCAGATGGCCAGCTTGGTGTAGAATTATATGATGGATGTCAACATataaatcaggaaattaaaatgttGCTTCATGCTTATGGAAAAAAACTCTGTGACCAAGCACACTATGTGGAAAAGGGTCCTAAAATAAGTGAGAATAAGCGActtgctgtttctttgaaaggcaaaatagaaaaaaactatcACCATAATGTGATAAATAAAACTAAGCTAGTAACATACTCTGAAAGTAAAATAGATCAGTTAACAAATCCGGGAAGTACATATGCCAAGCTTttgaaaccatcagtttgttataAAATTGAGCCTGCCTCAAAAAACAAAGTGAGATCTTTGAGTGATGGACTAAAAAATAAAGGTGTAAAAAGTATCTCTGGATTTGATGAAAATGATGTGGGCTGCAAATCAACAAGGGTTATATCGCAGTCTTTTATCCAAGAACTAAACCAAGCAGCTTCTCAAAACCTATCTACTCTTACTAGACCACAGATCAAAGATCTTCCTCAACCCCAGATTTACTTGAATGCCAAAGTTAAAGGATATGTTTCTAATATCAGTAATCCAGCAAGCTTCCATATCCAGCTTGCGGAGAATGAAAATGCAATCCTCAGACTTGCAGATGctctaaatgaaaaaagattgaatatagtgaaagagagaaagtccaCGAAGCCTATGGTAGGAGACCTGGTAGTTGCAGAATACTCTGGTGACCATGCCATTTACAGAGCcgttattaagaaaattttgcCAGGAAATTCTTTTGAAGTGGAGTTTATTGACTATGGTAACACTGCGGTAATAAGCACATCCAAAATTTATGAATTTCAGAGGGAATTCTTAACCGTTCCTCAGCTAGGAATCCATTCTTTTCTCAGTGGGGTCAAGTGGCATGAGCCTGATGAAATATGGGACAGTAAAACTGTGGATTATTTCATGTCGAGAGTGAGTAACAAAACCGTTTCTTGTGAATTTCTGAAGCAGCATGAGCAGAAATGGGAGGTCAATATCATCTGTGATGGAACATGTGTCATTAATGAACTAATGAAATGGACAGCCTGTTCAAAACTACAGAAGACTGTACTGCAGCTGCCTACAGCTGTCTCTCAAAAGGTGAGCTCTGGGgaggagaacaaaaggaaaaaaggaaagtcaaAGGAGTGCGAAGGTTCTGGGACTCTTCAACCACCTTGCCAACGGCTGGTTAAGATTCCTTTTGAAGAGTTAAGACCTGGACAACTTGAAAAGTCTGAGATACTTTATGTCTCAAAAAGTGGGACATTTTATGTGAAgttatccaaaaataaaaaaatattatcagatTTAACAGTATTCAtcaataaagaagtaaaaaaccCCTCTTTATCGgtggaaaatattgaaaaaggtTTAGAGTGCTTggcaaaatctaaaaaaaccttGAAATGGTATAGATCAGAAGTAGCAAAGAAGTGTGTTGATAAAGTGCTTGTTTTTTTAGTAGATCGTGGTAGGTATGAAATAGTACCTTTAGGGAATATCCGGCTGCTCAGTAAGGAGATTAGAAATATTCCAAGACAAGTTGTGCCTTGTAAGTGGATTTGGTTTGAAAATTTTAGAAACCGGTCATTTGAGTCCATTGTGTCTTTATTTGCTCATTTGGAAATAAGTATTCTTTTCTTGAAATACTTAAACTCTGTGTGGAAAGTCGACATTTTGGTAGATGGCCTGCTACTTCTAGAATACTTAAATACAGTTCATGCTGAAAACAAACTTAAATCTTCAGAAGCTATTTTTAATGTGACTCCTGTGTCGTCCTGTACAATGAGATCATATACTTGGGCCCAACTCCAAAACGGAAAGCGGTATTCAGGTATTGCCACTGCGGTTTGTGATCCGTCAGATTTCTGTGTTCAGTTAGAAGATTTCTTTGACACAATGAAATCGCTCTTTGTGCTGCTTTCTGATCTACCAGAAAACTTGCAAACAGTGCCTCAAGAGTGCATAACTCCTGGTGCTAGTTGTTTGTTTAAATACGATTTGGAagatcagtggaatagagtagaaatCTCTGAAGTCTCTAGTCAGTCCCTATTACTTGTGTTGATCGACTATGGATTTTCTGTTTGCATACCTTATTCAGATACAAAAAATCTGAAAGTTGTTCCTGTTGAACTTCTGGATATACCAAGGTTAAGTTATCCTTGTATCTTATATGGTATCTTACCTGCTAAAGAACAACACTGGGATGAAGATGTGAAAAGTTTCGTTCAAAACTTCCTAAGCAAACCAGGCTTAGTTTTTCAGTTTAGGAAGcataattttgaaacaaaactgaaagtagATGTCCTTCATGAGAAAAATAACTTGGCAGATTTGTTAGTTGCATCTGGTCTTGCTGTATATTCTGAAGATTCAGATCCTCTTAGTGATGGAGGTACTACTACTGGACCTACTAAAGTCCAATATCCGTTACAGAGTAAGCCTGTTCTCCCACTGTTAGATGAAAATtgttacaaaagagaaaatataagttGTACATGCACTgagaaacaaaagctgaaagagaaAACTGTAAAGAGGAAAGAGGTCTGTAAGAACCTCTTAAGGAAAAGGCGTATCAGTAAAAGATTATATTCCAAAAACGTAGCTCTGAGGAAGAAGGCTGACTTTGGAAAACATAATCCCCTAAGTACTGCTATGTTTGATACGTATTCAGCAGCTTCATTTTGGGAACTGCCTAATGGTTTAAAGACCAACACCAACTGcattgaaaacatttttgaaaaagtacCAACTgaagaaacacaggaaaagacCACAGTGGATTTGAGAATAGCAGTAAAAGCATTGCACGCTAATGAAAAAATAGTATCAGAGGAATACTTAAATGGTAagtag